In one Plasmodium reichenowi strain SY57 chromosome 7, whole genome shotgun sequence genomic region, the following are encoded:
- a CDS encoding thioredoxin-like protein, with product MNKINKLRKGNNIIFLNSKRCFYNFDGIYSKLEKCVMIKYPHKKQQPFEGNTLYNKYITTNTNTNNKNGNNKSSNKKLYLCSLLSIGLVGYIYFNWYEKKKKVTGFLKEMKEISDELFDNLDNIVLFVLDKNKLNEEKKKIEHIKNEIQKLNIKNLNYLYTYNEHTKDYSCFLYKGRRRRNITEDELVNEPIKDIVQPFFTPVSENYEQINQGNNTDKYPIYVTHDTFEKEIIEDSKNNKILVVLFEDTCFLCFLYKPFINTLHKLFKENNIKLKIKKYNIEKNDYAPNMIVSRGTPTFLLYHNGKGNKLAEYKPNDIINKIDEIIESPKNMKEQMLEKVELIHERMHLFGYLTMWMTESKMIENMLIKRHIKDLSPKKSDDENIYNDILTSLIEDDIHRNDLIEESLDYSKEKIKEAEKGCFVAAMMMANELIDEEKKKV from the exons atgaataaaataaataagttgaggaaaggaaataatattatatttttaaatagtAAAAGATGTTTTTATAACTTTGATGGTATCTACAGTAAGTTAGAAAAATGtgtaatgataaaataCCCACATAAAAAACAACAGCCCTTTGAAGGcaatacattatataataaatatataactaCTAACACTAACacaaataataagaatggaaataataaaagtagtaataagaaattatatttgtGTTCTTTATTAAGTATTGGTTTAGttggatatatatattttaactggtacgaaaaaaaaaaaaaggtaacaggttttttaaaagaaatgaaaGAAATATCAGATGAACTTTTTGATAACTTAGATaatattgtattatttgtgttagataaaaataaattaaatgaagaaaaaaaaaaaattgaacatattaaaaatgaaattcAAAAActtaatattaaaaatttaaattatctatatacatataatgaACATACTAAAGATTATTCATGTTTTCTATATAAAGGAAGGagaagaagaaatataacTGAAGATGAATTAGTAAACGAACCTATTAAAGATATTGTCCAGCCTTTTTTTACACCTGTTAGTGAAAATtatgaacaaataaatCAAGGAAATAATACTGATAAATATCCTATATATGTAACACATGATACATTTGAAAAGGAg ATTATTGAAgattcaaaaaataataaaatattggTCGTGTTATTTGAAGACACTTGTTTTTTGTgctttttatataaaccATTTATAAATACTTTACACAAGTTATTTAAGGAGAATAAT atcaagttaaaaataaaaaaatataacatagAGAAAAACGATTATGCACCAAATATGATTGTTTCTAGAGGAACACCAacctttttattatatcacaa TGGAAAAGGAAATAAGTTAGCGGAATACAAACCCAACGACATTATTAACAAAATAGATGAG ATTATTGAATCTCCAAAAAATATGAAGGAGCAAATGTTGGAGAAGGTAGAATTGATACATGAGAGGATGCACCTATTTGGTTATTTAACAATGTG gATGACTGAATCAAAAATGATTGAAAATATGCTTATAAAAAGACACATTAAGGATTTATCACCAAAG AAATCcgatgatgaaaatatttataatgatatattaacatCTCTTATTGAGGACGACATACATAGAAACGATTTAATTGAAGAGAGCTTGGATTATAGTAAAGAAAAAATCAAAGAAGCCGAAAAGGGTTGTTTTGTAGCAGCAATG ATGATGGCTAACGAATTGATAGAcgaagaaaaaaaaaaagtttag